From one Triticum urartu cultivar G1812 chromosome 3, Tu2.1, whole genome shotgun sequence genomic stretch:
- the LOC125542204 gene encoding transcription factor bHLH168-like, with protein MEMKARVAGGTASPMEKKRSERERRQRMKALCEKLASLIPKEHFPHADTLSQLGSLDVAASYIKKLKERVDDLQHKKASAQAMATLLGVSGISTPTITATTSSGAGSPEGGKKLEAAPRVVEVRQYDDASMEVRLICSMERPIKLHEVITILEEEGAVIINANHFVAVDRIFYTIHSRAFSTRIGIDVSRISERMGALVW; from the exons ATGGAGATGAAGGCCAGGGTGGCCGGCGGCACGGCGTCACCTATGGAGAAGAAGAGGTCGGAGAGGGAgaggaggcagcgcatgaaggcGCTCTGCGAGAAGCTCGCGTCCCTCATCCCAAAAGAACACTTCCCCCACGCT GATACATTGAGCCAGCTAGGCAGCCTGGATGTGGCGGCATCATACATCAAAAAGCTCAAGGAAAGGGTCGATGATCTACAACACAAGAAGGCCTCTGCACAAGCCATGGCTACCTTACTGGGAGTTAGTGGCATCTCGACGCCCACTATCACTGCTACCACGAGCAGCGGTGCAGGGTCACCAGAAGGAGGAAAAAAATTGGAGGCAGCACCACGGGTAGTGGAGGTGCGGCAATACGACGATGCAAGCATGGAGGTGAGGCTGATATGCAGCATGGAGAGGCCTATCAAGCTCCATGAGGTGATCACCATTCTTGAGGAAGAAGGGGCCGTCATCATTAACGCTAATCACTTTGTTGCTGTCGACAGAATATTCTACACTATACACTCCCGG GCCTTCAGCACCAGAATTGGCATAGACGTTTCAAGAATTTCCGAACGAATGGGGGCATTGGTGTGGTAG